In one window of Octopus bimaculoides isolate UCB-OBI-ISO-001 chromosome 20, ASM119413v2, whole genome shotgun sequence DNA:
- the LOC106878910 gene encoding uncharacterized protein LOC106878910: MSNGPSKGMAEGTLKSVGDAEFATSPNGHTTECSDTEMECKRNCVDQKDAPRKSQSYNRLGSQCYSKLPLPYQSALSDNKTFKDSINPDEVNEANTLSSPSFNSKANPQPSYHLDSPLRSCQKQSGSRFLRCELCNKLFSEDDAENEDAHISKKKITVCQVCNQKYSVLEDIADKKPPPKAILDNSLLPATYPPKLMYNNCNDIPSRNIKQIKNGSQIVVSDTNTKTEHLLKNIKQEPVSENDDNLPTGIKLPLKHSFQSSCSFFLTTNLKPCIKRNQEVKNKKKDSVPSENTNKKARLGDSDLAKNVSADQEQLVTVDVSKNTVACSPKVHGTEGYSQNYFKLEPPNVSDCAKEAKKTVHIKSKSTNETDFTFKLPSVASTYSTGKNVNKSKNDPTSNTYTFEGSMMWNPVTNIPTTQEQQKSDKKDGISETNSCPKSERKDDESTYSCEGSLFIKPVLPNEFAFEGTLYIKPDSPHFLQTTVDSSPTTSTASPSNLTNKIVNIQSVFTSSGQVISNVTVPATDQSRTVPNNQRMPTNVCRTYARTTTTNSTVVPRMTSSIPTSMPKVQKIISEEKKDLPVRKQALNSGSGGGHTDFSVKSILSTPDRRGTVGNSGMPQEQ, translated from the coding sequence ATGAGCAATGGTCCTTCCAAGGGTATGGCCGAGGGAACATTAAAATCTGTAGGAGATGCTGAATTTGCTACCTCACCAAATGGCCATACAACTGAGTGCAGTGATACTGAAATGGAGTGTAAAAGAAACTGCGTGGACCAGAAAGATGCACCAAGGAAATCACAGTCTTATAATAGATTGGGCAGCCAGTGTTACAGTAAGTTACCACTGCCATACCAAAGTGCTCTTAGTGATAATAAAACATTCAAAGACTCTATTAACCCCGATGAGGTGAATGAAGCTAACACTCTCAGTTCACCTAGCTTTAATTCTAAAGCAAATCCACAGCCATCTTACCATTTAGACTCACCACTAAGATCTTGTCAAAAACAAAGTGGTTCAAGATTTCTCCGTTGTGAACTTTGTAATAAACTGTTCTCAGAAGATGATGCTGAGAATGAAGATGCACacatttccaaaaaaaaaattactgtttgtCAAGTTTGCAACCAGAAATATTCAGTGCTAGAAGACATTGCTGACAAGAAACCTCCTCCAAAAGCGATTCTTGATAACTCATTGCTCCCTGCAACTTACCCACCAAAATTAATGTACAATAATTGTAATGACATACCCTccagaaatattaaacaaatcaAAAATGGTTCCCAAATAGTAGTGTCTGACACTAACACAAAAACTGAacatctattaaaaaatataaaacaggagCCTGTCtctgaaaatgatgataatttacCCACTGGTATAAAACTACCACTTAAACATAGTTTTCAATCATCTTGTTCCTTTTTTTTGACCACTAATTTAAAACCATGTATCAAACGTAATCAAGAagtgaaaaacaagaagaaagactCTGTTCCCagtgaaaacacaaataaaaaagcTAGACTTGGAGATTCAGATCTGGCTAAAAATGTATCTGCAGATCAGGAACAACTAGTTACTGTTGATGTAAGTAAAAATACTGTTGCTTGTTCACCAAAAGTGCATGGCACTGAGGGCTAcagtcaaaattattttaaattggaGCCACCAAATGTTTCTGATTGTGCAAAGGAAGCTAAGAAAACAGTTCATATAAAATCAAAAAGCACAAACGAAACTGATTTCACATTCAAGCTTCCTTCAGTTGCTTCAACTTATTCAACTggtaaaaatgttaataaaagtaaaaatgatcCCACCTCTAATACTTATACATTTGAAGGAAGTATGATGTGGAATCCTGTGACCAATATTCCTACAACACAGGAGCAACAGAAATCTGATAAGAAAGACGGGATCTCAGAAACTAACTCCTGCccaaaaagtgagagaaaagatGATGAAAGTACCTATAGCTGTGAAGGGAGTCTCTTTATTAAACCAGTCCTTCCAAATGAATTTGCTTTTGAAGGTACATTATACATCAAACCTGATTCACCTCATTTTCTTCAGACTACTGTTGACTCATCTCCTACCACATCTACTGCTAGTCCATctaatttaacaaataaaatagttaacATCCAATCAGTATTCACTAGTTCAGGTCAAGTTATCAGCAATGTCACAGTTCCTGCAACTGATCAAAGCAGAACAGTCCCCAACAATCAAAGAATGCCTACAAATGTATGCAGAACCTATGCCAGAACAACAACCACCAACAGCACTGTAGTCCCTAGAATGACAAGCAGCATCCCCACATCAATGCCAAAGGTACAGAAAATTATATCAGAAGAGAAGAAAGACCTGCCAGTTAGGAAACAAGCTCTAAATTCAGGAAGTGGAGGTGGACATACTGACTTCAGTGTTAAATCCATTCTCAGTACCCCTGATCGTAGAGGAACAGTGGGTAATTCTGGGATGCCTCAGGAACAGTAA
- the LOC106881401 gene encoding zinc finger BED domain-containing protein 5: MVPSKLERHFNSKHSSLKDKKLDYFQRLLEQKSKQQSYFEKIMTVSEQAQLASIQVAEIIALTSKPYMLAESVILPACKKIVKSMFGEKAEKKLNNIPLSNDTIHRRILDMLKNIEDNVQKKLKNSNFALTMDESTDISNKSQLLAIVRFIDENEIINQSLCCKEMSTTTRGQDIFDLITGYLKEINLSWRSCVGICTDGAPCMTGCIKGFVSFVEKENPNLIRSHCFLHREVLVSKILQEDLKVVLHQVVGMVNYIKSRPLKSRLFEQLCKEMDSQHVKLLMHTEVHWLSNSKVLNRVHKLHKELLSFFLQKKQEKFCENLSCEFWMSKMEYLTEIFSELNITNSRMQGKNENILTSIDKLVALKKEIVIW; encoded by the coding sequence ATGGTACCAAGTAAGTTAGAAAgacattttaattcaaaacattcaTCTCTGAAAGATAAAAAGCTTGATTACTTTCAAAGACTGTTAGAGCAGAAATCAAAACAGCAAAGTTATTTTGAGAAAATAATGACCGTGTCTGAACAGGCCCAACTAGCATCAATTCAGGTGGCTGAAATAATAGCATTAACATCTAAACCCTACATGCTTGCTGAGTCAGTCATCCTCCCAGCTTGCAAAAAGATAGTAAAATCCATGTTTGGTGAAAAGGCTGAGAAGAAATTGAACAATATCCCACTTTCAAATGATACAATACATAGAAGAATCCTAGATATGTTGAAAAATATCGAAGACAATGTTCAGAAAAAGCTTAAGAATTCTAATTTTGCTTTAACCATGGATGAATCAACTGACATCAGTAATAAAAGTCAATTGCTTGCAATTGTACGTTTTATTGACGAGAATGAAATAATCAATCAATCTTTGTGCTGTAAAGAAATGTCCACAACTACAAGAGGTCAAGATATTTTTGATTTGAtaacaggctacctcaaagaaaTAAATTTGTCTTGGAGGTCCTGTGTTGGTATTTGTACCGATGGAGCCCCATGCATGACAGGCTGTATTAAAGGATTTGTATCCtttgtagaaaaagaaaatccaaATCTCATTCGCAGTCATTGCTTTCTACATAGAGAAGTTCTTGTTTCAAAAATATTGCAGGAAGATTTAAAGGTTGTGTTACATCAAGTTGTTGGAATGGTCAATTATATAAAAAGTAGGCCATTAAAGTCACGATTATTTGAACAACTGTGCAAAGAGATGGACTCACAGCATGTTAAGTTATTAATGCACACAGAGGTTCACTGGCTGTCGAACAGCAAAGTACTAAATCGTGTTCACAAATTGCACAAGGAACTACTATCATTTTTTCTCCAGAAAAAGCAGGAGAAATTCTGTGAAAACCTTAGTTGCGAATTTTGGATGTCTAAAATGGAATATCTAACAGAAATATTTAGTGAACTAAATATAACAAACAGTCGTATGCAAGGTAAAAACGAAAATATTCTCACTTCAATAGACAAGTTAGTTGCCCTCAAAAAGGAAATTGTCATTTGGTAA